CAGAGGCGCATGTCGAGGTCGTACGCAATTTTGTAATACGTGTCGCCATCTTCCACCACAATATATTTTATGCCGTTGTTCATGAAAAGTTTTCGCGATGCAGAAATTTTTGAAGTGGTGGGTTTTATTATTTGCGCTTCTTCTTTTTTCTTTGCGTGTTTGTCAATTGCCATTTCCTGCATGCGGTCGTATTGATACAGTTTTAAATCATCTATGAGTTTTATCAAACGGTCGGCATAGCTTGGATCGGTGGCGTAGCCGGCTTCGTGCAACCCTTCTGCCCATCCTTTGTAATCTGTTTTCCGCAGCTCGAACAAAAAAGCATAGCGCCCTTTTGATTTCAGAAAACTGGAATGGTCATCGAAAGATCCTTCCACTTCTTTGTATTTGCGGAAGCATTCATCTTTTTTATCGTCATCCTGAATATAGGTTTCGCCTTTCCAATCATCGCCATGGCATTTTATTCCGAAGTGATTATTGGCGTACATCGCGAGCGCGCTATTGCCGTTATCGGATTCTAAAAGTCCCT
The sequence above is drawn from the Bacteroidota bacterium genome and encodes:
- a CDS encoding glucosaminidase domain-containing protein, with the protein product MRHSAFCILLLTFNLSLLTCFSQPAEYKMTRADYVEKYKDAAIKEMLVNGIPASITLAQGLLESDNGNSALAMYANNHFGIKCHGDDWKGETYIQDDDKKDECFRKYKEVEGSFDDHSSFLKSKGRYAFLFELRKTDYKGWAEGLHEAGYATDPSYADRLIKLIDDLKLYQYDRMQEMAIDKHAKKKEEAQIIKPTTSKISASRKLFMNNGIKYIVVEDGDTYYKIAYDLDMRLWQLHNYNETGKQTCLEVGNVVYLQPKRRHSHKEEFHTARFGETMYYISQLYGVKTARLYKLNHMTDGQEPTAGQKIYLKKHK